The Papaver somniferum cultivar HN1 unplaced genomic scaffold, ASM357369v1 unplaced-scaffold_11, whole genome shotgun sequence region CTCATGTTGAGACGCTCAGCTCAACCTGAGACGCTCAGCTCAACCTGAGACGCGATGGTCAAACCTGTTTATTTGAGGATTTTGCTTCTCCCAGTCCAACATTGTGGTGAAAATCGACAAATCATCCCATTTGCCCATACTACACTTGCTCTAAATTAGGAATCTGGAAAGTGGAGACATAGTCCCATCAAATACAAACTATGATCCATTTTTTAGGCACCATGATTTTTTTTGGGGGACGAtgatcttattaggccaacctccctatacttaaaaggggtgtcctaaaattaggtaaatacacatttactctttactttactttaatttaaattaaaactaacttaataatattataaatctaatcatatacaactaatctaaatgaatttattaacgaaaatcaaaatcaaaaacaaaaacaggaggggaatcgaaattttttatttttgaaaaaaaaaaaattattctcttcttcttctctctttccttgacgttcctcgttggATTGAAAAatccatcaatctttttaattcattttttgattgggaaaattgagtagaaatcatcaaaatatggtttaaatggaagttaaagtggcaCGTTCGGTTAGGAATACttttaaaaaaactagttttgtaaccgaacattctgaaaccaagaacacaaagaacacttcggttatcacgaatttaatttttcgtaaccgaactccgaGTTTGGTTGGTTcgaaaaaaatagttttaaccgaactcctcattgaaaaccaatatattgtgttcggttggtccccaaaaaattctaaaactagttagtaaccgaactccacccataatacaaaaaaagaaaaacaatgtaactgaactgtgttatttttcacACTATGCTGAGTTATGATTTAATCGAACTTTTCCTActttgttcggttggttcgcaaaaatttctaaaactatctagtaaccgaactctacacatattacaaaaagaaaaaaaaatccaatgtaaCCAAACTGTCCTATTTTTCCTACTATGTTttgtttcaatttaaccgaacttgtcacactatgttcggtttgttcgcaaaaaatcttgacaaaccaaactcttcactaattgcatacatgtggagttcggtttgatATGTTATTGGgtcaaagtttgcgaaccaaccgaacattactctgtaaatcctataaacaaagttcgataACATATTTGTTTACCGAACGagtaaaaacctccattaaagagcgagttcggtaacctgcgtgtttggaaaaattaaccaaactacactttcagatgagttcggtaacctgttcttcacataaggtaaccgaacaagcccaaatctactctaaaaatttacagttttttgaaaatctggagcaattcaaccaacattatccaACTTTGAAGCGTacatgggtacccaaatacccttccccCTGTGacgttgtggttggtaaaatccatcgtttttcatgttttccttgttcatcttctctaattctacttcttttaaaaaaaaaaactcatgtgatgttttaatctcactaattatctttaacttaatcatcccactgatcattacactaactattattaacactaactaatcatttctcaaaattaatcaggaggataatttagatattaatataaatattctagataaggagtgacctacatttacttctaatgtcttacccaaaataaaatcatgttcTCCCAAataaaccatggtccccaaaaaaacggTTCCAAACTATTTAGgattttgctttttctttcttGGACGTGGTCTTGTTTAGAATCAGAATGCTCACACAAGCTAAAAATAACATATTCCATCCAGTGTCTCATAATCCCAAACAACCAAACCGGTAAAAAAAATCACTAACTACTGTAGATTAAGTGCGCCTCCAAAACCTCataattttattgttttattaagaATCACGCATTTCAATAACAAGCATGAGATTGTGTTCTCCGTAACAATAGATCTTTTTTAGTAGCCCTTCTTTATCTGGAGTTCATACCACAATGGTGGATTTAGAACAATAAGGGGACTTGCTGCCCTCAATAGAAGTACTTCAAAAAGAGTTCAAATAATAGAACAAACAGTTCTAACTTAAGCATACTGAGCAGTAGGTAAAATTTTGCTTAGAATCATCCGGAAGAACTCAACAAAGGACAAATTCTATACTGTATCATGCATAACAATAATACAACAACCATAAAAAGCAAATGAACACTAACACAATCAACAACAAGGACAAATTCAGTTAACAAGCTGAAATTCAGAGTTTAGCGACCTATGTCAATGCTTGCAGCAGTGATAGAATTTCGTTCACTTGAAATAATCTCCAGTTCTGGTACATGATATGAGGGAACCGGCATTTTTGTAAGCAGAGTTGGAATACTTGCTTCCATGTTAAGTACCTGAATTGCTTGTCTGATTGAAGGTCTGAAACTTCGATCAGGGTGTGCACACCATAACCCAACAACCATCAAACATTCGGCTTGGTTTGCATCGAACTCCAGGTTCAGTTTATGGTCTATCGCAGCCAACACCGCATCTCTCCCGTATAAATCCCAGACCCATTCTACTAACCCAACATCAGCAACCTCTTCCATATAATCCATTGATTTTCTCCCACAAGCTATTTCTAAAGCCACTACCCCAAAGCTAAAGGCGTCAGATTCTTTACTAGCTTTGCCCGAGCTTATGTATTCTGGTGCTAAATAGCCTAATGTCCCAGCTAGACCTGTGGATTGAAGACCTAGTTCATGATCCATAAGACGAGCTAGACCAAAATCACCGAGCTTTGCATTGAAATATGAATCCAACATTATGTTGCTTGATTTGATATCGCGATGGACTACGCATTGCTCTCCTTCTTCATGAAGGTAGAGCAGTGCCGAGGCCAACCCGAGTGCTATTTTGTATCTGACAGCCCACGTAAGAGGGGTTCTTCGGCCGAACAGATGAGAATCTAGACTGTAAGAAACAAGTATATGAATTTTGCAGATCTTTATTATCCCTGCAAAACAACATTAGTTTACATATATCTTTTCTCATAAGGTCTTTTGTTTTATGACCTTTATTTTATgcttaatgtttatcttttattagtCCTAAGGCTAAGGAATACTTGTAGGACTTGTAAGATCTTAGCGTTTGTCATACATAGTTTTGTTTCTAACTTCTAAGTAAATATTTACGTGGACATAGTAAATCTTTTCAGGGAACCTATTCTCTTCTCACTTAATCGTACTTATAGAGATTAAGATATCGACACAATTCACATGGAAATCtttgcatcttttttttttttctagtttgCATTTCTTTTTTCTGTATTTATTCATATAGCAGTCTAAATTATAAGTAAAAATTACATACCGATGTAATTGATTCCTCAAGGTCGCTGCCTCCCTTTTCCAGAACTGCAAGCAAAATGAGTAGGGTATTAATACATCTTTGCATGGAGTGAGATTGATGTTCGTATATTGCAAGAATATGGTCTGTCAGGATGAAATCTAGTTACTAGTATGAATGCATAGTTTTCTGAGTTGGCCTAACATATTTCCTATGGCTAAAATGTCAAGTTTTCTGTTAATATGAGTTGGCCTAACATATATATAATACATAAATGAACATGAAATCCAGTATGCCTTCATTTCTAACAGGAAAAGCTGGAAGGAAATAACGGGTTGAAGGCGCTTCTGTAAGAGTACCTTGCCTTCTGAAGTTGCATTCATCATTGGATGATGTTGGTCCTCCTTAGACTGGTTGTATCGCTCGATTATAGGTTTCATGCTATAGTAGCAAAATAGGTAAAGCAATACTATTAGTAATTCACATCGAAGTTTACATAGGAGCTGAATTTACACAACAAAATCGCTTGCAAACTAGCCAGATAACATAGAACTGTGAACTGGGATTCTTGGAATATTTGTAAACTTGGCTAATTAAACATGATCTATTTATGTTTTTCGTTGTTACTAATTTAATGGTGCCGCTTGCTGTCCATAATGTCATCATGCTGTGATCTTGAGTTTTAGTTTCTAATGGCCATCACGATGCATAAAATTGTACAGTGTAACTAAATCATCCCAATATGAAA contains the following coding sequences:
- the LOC113328547 gene encoding L-type lectin-domain containing receptor kinase IX.1-like, with amino-acid sequence MLRNQYDRDDEAERHNAAQMYERDERERRKRRRDEAEEREIQEAMRQNRHDNRRQARLKRPMQQDAYQIMREEKLRELEEMIEMMTARRDGGRRQLDEALEEAGKTPFEDSYNSQFSTEKLCIEVTVAGKIAYISEELCIGCGICVKVLLLVTVAVVGSGDNNVVNGLDSHLFGRRTPLTWAVRYKIALGLASALLYLHEEGEQCVVHRDIKSSNIMLDSYFNAKLGDFGLARLMDHELGLQSTGLAGTLGYLAPEYISSGKASKESDAFSFGVVALEIACGRKSMDYMEEVADVGLVEWVWDLYGRDAVLAAIDHKLNLEFDANQAECLMVVGLWCAHPDRSFRPSIRQAIQVLNMEASIPTLLTKMPVPSYHVPELEIISSERNSITAASIDIGR